In Cicer arietinum cultivar CDC Frontier isolate Library 1 chromosome 1, Cicar.CDCFrontier_v2.0, whole genome shotgun sequence, one DNA window encodes the following:
- the LOC101497568 gene encoding epidermis-specific secreted glycoprotein EP1 — MTFLLHLKTTFLTLLFLSFSTFIAHSLVPQNETFKFVNSGELGPFIVEYGADYRMISIFNSPFQVGFYNTTPNAFTLALRIGLQRSEQLFRWVWEANRGNPVGENATFSLGVDGNLVLANEDGRIVWQTNTSNKGVVAFRLLSNGNIVLIDSKGNFVWQSFDHPTDTLLVDQYLKPNGPSKLISRLSEKENLNGPYSLVLEPKGLALYYKSQNSPRPILYWFSSDWFSIEKGSLENVTLKSDLDTFEIGFDFFVANSSTFGNRIIGRPVNNSTLTYLRLGIDGNIKFHTYFLDVRDGVWQVTYTLFDRDFDESECQLPQRCGKFGLCEENQCVGCPLENGIFGWSNKCSAKPIATCKESEFHYYKIEGVEHYMSKYTNGDSVSEANCGNKCTKDCKCVGYFYHKDKSRCWIAYDLQTLTRVPNTTHVGFIKVPNK, encoded by the coding sequence ATGACATTCTTACTTCACCTCAAAACCACATTTCTcactttattattcttgtcatTCTCAACCTTCATTGCTCATTCCCTAGTTCCACAAAATGAAACCTTCAAATTTGTAAATTCAGGTGAACTAGGACCATTCATAGTAGAATATGGAGCTGATTATAGAATGATAAGCATATTCAATTCTCCATTCCAAGTTGGTTTCTACAATACAACTCCAAATGCATTCACTCTAGCCCTTCGAATCGGGCTTCAACGATCCGAACAACTTTTTCGATGGGTTTGGGAAGCAAATAGAGGCAACCCAGTTGGTGAAAATGCAACATTTTCATTAGGTGTTGATGGAAATCTTGTGTTGGCTAATGAAGATGGTAGAATTGTTTGGCAAACCAACACTTCTAATAAAGGTGTTGTTGCCTTTAGGTTGTTGTCAAATGGTAACATTGTTTTAATTGATTCTAAAGGTAATTTTGTTTGGCAAAGTTTTGACCATCCTACAGATACCCTTTTGGTGGATCAATATTTAAAGCCTAATGGGCCTTCAAAACTTATTAGTAGGCTTTCAGAAAAGGAAAATTTAAATGGGCCATATAGTTTGGTTTTGGAGCCCAAAGGGTTGGCTTTGTattacaaaagtcaaaattcaCCTAGGCCAATTCTTTATTGGTTTTCATCTGATTGGTTTTCAATTGAAAAGGGGTCATTGGAAAATGTCACACTCAAATCTGATTTAGACACTTTTGAGAttggatttgatttttttgttgccAATTCTTCAACTTTTGGTAATAGAATTATTGGTAGGCCAGTGAATAATAGTACCTTGACATATCTTAGACTTGGAATTGATGGTAACATTAAATTTCACACTTATTTCTTAGATGTACGTGATGGTGTTTGGCAAGTGACATACACTCTCTTTGATAGAGATTTTGACGAGAGTGAGTGTCAATTGCCACAAAGATGTGGAAAATTTGGGCTTTGTGAGGAAAATCAATGTGTTGGTTGTCCATTAGAAAATGGAATATTTGGGTGGAGCAATAAATGTAGTGCTAAGCCTATAGCAACATGCAAAGAAAGTGAATTTCATTACTACAAAATTGAAGGAGTTGAGCATTATATGAGCAAATACACTAATGGTGATAGTGTAAGTGAAGCTAATTGTGGAAATAAATGTACCAAAGATTGCAAGTGTGTAGGGTATTTCTACCATAAGGATAAGTCAAGGTGTTGGATAGCTTATGATCTACAAACTCTTACTAGAGTGCCAAATACTACACATGTGGGTTTTATTAAGGTGCCTAATAAGTAA